The window CATCTACAAGCGCGAGGAGGACGGCATCGTCCTGCTCGACCAGGAGCGCTGCCGGGGCTACCGCCGCTGCGTCAAGGGCTGTCCGTACCACAAGCCCATGTACAACCCGGAGACGGGCATCACCGAGAAGCCCGTCGGCTGCTACCCCCGCATCGAGGAGGGCAACGTCCCGCGCTGCGTCTCCTCCTGTATCGGCAAGACGCGGCTGCACGGCAACATCAACCGCGGGCCCGACGCGCCCTCGCCCGGCGGCGACGCTCCGGGCGGCCGGTCGCCGATCAACTACCTCGTCCACTCCGACGAGAAGGTGGCGCTGCCGCTGTACCCGCAGTTCGGCACGCAGCCCCAGGTGTTCTACATGCCGCCCTACCACGTGCCGCCGGAGTTCCTGACCCAGATGTTCACGCCCAACGAGGAGGAAAAGCGCAACGACTGGCCGGGCGACACCTACGAGGAGTCGATCCGCATCGTCCAGGAGCGGGTCCGGAACCCCAGCCACGAGGTGCTGGGCATCCTCCAGCTGTTCGGCGCGACGACGCGGCTCATCGAGACCTACGAGGTCACCGAGGACCGCGCGATGGGCTGGGACCGCACCGGCGAGAAGGTCGTGGACGTCCCCATCGAGGAGCCGATGGAGGTCCGCGAGGGCGAACAGTGGACCAACCAGCCCTGAGGTGAGATCATGGAGGACCAGCAATTCCACGCGCGCCGCGCAGCGCTGTACGGCTACGCCGCCACGGCGCTCCAGTTCCCCGACGACACGACCGTCGCGGACCTCACCGACGACGAGGTGCAGTCAGCGATCCGGGCGGCGGGCGACGCCGTCGGATGCCGCGAGGCAGTCGACCGGCTGATCGACGCCCTCGACGGCGTCGACCGCGACGGGCTCGAATCGGCGTACAACGACCTGTTCGGCGTCCCCGGCGACGACGGCACCTACCCGGTCGTTCCCTACGAGGCCGAGCACACCGTCGAGGGCGACGTCGGCGAGAAGCAGCGCCGGATCGCCACCGTCGTCGGCCTGCTGGAGCAGTTCGGCCTCGAGCCCGGCGACGAGTTCGACGAACGGCACGACCACGTCGCGGTCGAGCTGGAGCTGCTGCAGGTGCTGTCCGCCCAGCGCGCAGCGGCACTGGCCGACGGCGACGACGACGCCGCCGACCGGCTGGCGCGGGCCACCGCGACGGCCGTCGACGAGCACCTCGCCGGGTTCGTCCCCGAACTCGCCCACGCCGTGACGACTGAGGTGAGCGGCGAGGCGGCCGATCCGGACGTCGCGGACGACGCGCTCGGCGTCTACGCCCGCGCGGCGAAACTGGCCGCGGCGCTGGTCGAGCGCGACGCGGCGAGTCACCCCGACCCGACGTCGACCCAGGGGGTGGCGACCGATGCTTGACCTCGACCGCGGGGCCGCCCGGCGAGCCACGGCGGCGGCCGCCGTCGTCGCCGCCCTGCTCGTCGTCGCACAGGGCGCGGTGACGGCCGCGGTCACCGGCGGCCAGCAGCCGATGGTCGAGACCGATCGGGTGCCCCAGGTCGCCGCCGACGGGCAGTGGGCCGACGCCCCCTCGCGGTCCGTCTCGCTGTCCGAGCAGCAGATGGCGCTGCCCTACGGCGGCGGGAGCGTCGACGAGATGGAGGTCCAGGCGATGACCAACGACTCCCACGTCGCCTTCCGGCTGAGCTGGGAGGACCCGACCAACGACACGAGCCTGTCGTCGCCGGGCAGTTACAGCGACGCCGCGGCGGTCATGCTCCACAGCGGCGAGCGGCCGCCGATCACCATGGGCGCGACGGGCGAGCCGGTCAACATCTGGTACTGGCGCGCCCAGTGGCAGTACGGCGCCGACGACCGCTCGGAGTGGACCGGCGACATGTACGCCTACCCCCACCCGTCCGAGGAGACCAAGCCGGGCCTGGCCGCCGGGAACCCCCTCTCGCAGGGCGAGTACGACGACTACGGCCAGAACTACTACGCCGCCGGCTTCGGCTCGCTGTCCCACGCGCCCGCCCAGAACGTCGACGCCCGCGCGACCCGCGACGGCGACGAGTGGTCGGTCGCGTTCGTCCGCGAGCACGCCACCAACGGGACCCACGACGCCGCCTTCCGCGCCAACGAGTCGATGTACCTCTCCTTCGCCGTCTGGAACGGCAGCGCCGACGAGGTCAACGGGAAGAAGTCCCTGACTATGCAGTTCAGCACGCTCGACACCGAGAGCGGCGAACTGGCGGCGGCGGACGCCGGCGGCGACGGGGGCGACGGGAGCGGCGAAAGCGGCGGCGACGGGAACAGCGGCGACGGCGGTAGCGGGCTCCCCCAGCCGTTCGGCTACGTCGGCGGCCTCGTCGCGGTCGTGATCGTCAGCTGGGCGGCCGTCTACTGGAGGGCCGCCCGATGAGCCACGAGAACTGGAGCGCGCGGGACCGCGCCCCCGCCGACACGGAGGACGGACTCCGGGAGGCGCTGGAGGACGACGCGGCCCGGACGCGCCGGGAGGCCGCGCTCGCGCTGGTCGACCGCGCCGAGGCGGGGCTCGACGACGCGACGGTCGCGGCGCTGTCCGAGCGCGTCCGGGGAGACGACGACCCCGACGTCCGACAGTTCGCCGTCGAGGCGCTGGGCGTCGCCGGCGCGGGGACCGAGGCGGTCGGCGCCGCGCTCGACGACCCCGAGCCGTGGGTGCGCGCCGAGGCCGTCGTCGCCCTGTCCAGGGCCGACGGCGACCCCGACCGCCTCCGCGAGGCGCTGGGAGACGACAGCGGCTGGGTCCGACGGAACGCGGTCATCGCGCTCGGCAAGCTCGACGCGGCCGATCAGGACCTGCTCGTCGACCGCATCAAGTCCGATCCCCATCCCGCCGTCCGCGAGTACGCGGCCCAGTTCCTCGGGCGCGACCCCGAGGACGGCGAGGAGGCCGAGCGGATCCTCGCGGCGCTGCTGGCCCGCGAGGCCAACGCCTTCGTGCGCGCGAAGGCCGCGGAGGGACTGGGACAGATCGGCACCGACCGCGCCGAGGAGGCGCTGGAGACCCACGGGCTGACCGACCGCAGCGAGGACGTGGCGCGGACGGCCAGGCACGCGCTGGCCGACGCTCGCGGCGTCGACCCCGAGCGGCTCGACGCGGAGGTCGACCCGCCGACCGCGCCCGGCAGCGGTCCGGACACGCCGGGCGACCAGGCGGTCGAGGGGTTCCGACCTGACCCGTCGGACCCCAGCGGCTGGTCCGAGGAGTCCGCCGCGCCGGGCGGCGCTCCCGGGTTCGACCCGCAGCGCGACCTCGACGCAGACATGACCGACCGATGACCTACGAACTCGACGCCACGGACGACCGCGGGGCACCGGACGCGAACGACGGCGGCGACGGCGACGACGGGACGAACGACCAGAGCGGCTCCGGCGGGACGCTCGACTCGTCGGTCGGCGTCACCGTCCCCGACGAGCACGTCGGCGCGTTCGTCGCGCAGGCGCTGGAGGACCCCGAGCGCGCGACGACGTGGGACGACGTAGTCGACACCATGGTGGCGCCGGCCGCCCGCGACGCGTGGGCCGCGCTCTCTCGCGTCGAGCGGGCCGCCGAGGTCCTCACGAAGGCCGCCGACTACGACGAGCGCGCCGTCGAGCGGTTCGAGGCCGTGTCGCTGGACGCCGAGAAGGCCGCCATCGAGGACGACGTCGACGAGGGGCTGCGCTGCCGGCGCAACGCCGACACGTTCCGCGACGGCGTCGCCGCGGCCTACGGCGACGACCTGCTGGACGACGAGGAAATCGTCGAGGCACTGGAGACCTCCGCGTTCGACACGGACCTGATCGGCCGCCGCGAGGACCTGCTGGAGCGGATCGACGAGGTGTACGACGTGGAGTACCGCCCCTACGGCGGGACGCTGATGGACGCCGAGGAGGCGCCCGAACCGGAGACCGACCACGAGGAGACCTGGTGAGATGACCGACCAGCCCACCGGCGCCGACGAGACGGAACCGACTCCCGAGGACGTCCGGGCGGTCCTCGGCGAGGTGACGGACCCGACGCACGGGACGGACGTGGTCGACGCGGGCGCGGTCGCCGGGGTCGACGTCAGCGACGGCGCCGTCGCCGTCGACGCCGCCCTCGACAGCCGCGACCCCGAGACGGCGGACCTGCTGGCCGACCGGATGCGCTCGGCCGTGCTGGAGCTACCGGGCGTCTCGGAGGTTCACGTCGACGCGGACGCGGCGGGACCGGACCACGGGATCGAACTCGACGGCGTTGACAGGGTCGTCGCCGTGGCGAGCGCGAAGGGCGGCGTCGGCAAGACCACCGTCGCGACGCAGCTGGCCCGCGGGCTGGCCGCCGAGGGCGAGTCCGTCGGGCTGTTCGACGCCGACGTCTACGGCCCGAACGTCCCCGACCTCCTCGACCTGGAGGGGCCGCTGGAGACGACCGCCGACGGCGCGGCGAAGCCGGTCGAGCGTGACGGGGTACAGGCCATCAGCGTCGGCCTGATCGCCAACGACGAGCCGCTGGCCTGGCGTGGCTCGATGGCCCACGAGGCCGTCGAGGAACTGCTGACCGACGCGGCGTGGGACGTCGACACGCTGGTGATCGACCTCCCGCCGGGGACGGGCGACATCGTCCTCACGGCGCTGCAGTCGTTCCCCGTCGACGGGGCGGTCCTGGTGTCGACGCCGTTCCCGACCGCGGCCGGGGACACCGGACGGTCGGAGACGCTGTTCCGCGAGCAGGGCGTGCCGATCCTCGGCGCCGTCTTCAACATGGCCGGCTACACCTGCCCCAGTTGCGGCGACGAGCACGCCCCCTTCGGCGAGCCGCCCGAGGTCCGGGCGGACGTCCTCGCGGAGCTGCCCGTCGACGAGACCCTGCGGTCGACCGAGGGCGACGTGCCCGACCCGTTCCGGTCGATGGCCGGCGCGGTCCGATCGAAACTGGACGAGGCCGACCGGATCGCGACCTCGCCCGACGCGCTGGACCTCCGGGGTGTCCCCGAACGCGCCCGGCGCGACCAGCTCCGGACCGAGTACGACGCGCTCGACCCGGGCGAGTCGCTGGACGCGCTCGTCGATCAGCCGCCGGCGTCGCTGCGGTCGGCCGTCGCGGACGCCGTCGACGGCGACCCCGAGACCGCGACGGCTCGGCGCGACGGGGGCGCGTGGGCGGTGCGGTTCTCGAAGCCCGCACGGGCCGAGCCGCCGGCCGCCGCCGGGGAGTAGGTCGTCCGGGACCGGTCCCGGCTTCGGGTCCGGGTCCGAGTTCGGTGCCCGACCCCGGTCAGTCCAGGTACGGCTTCTCGATGTCGCCGTCGACGGGGATGAGGGCGTTCATCCGGCGCGTGACGACGTCGAAGACCGTGATCAGCGGCGAGAGGACGCGCTCGACAATGCTGATCGGCGTCGCGACCGTCAGCGCCCACCGCTCGTTGTTCCCGAGCCCGTAGGCCTTCGGGACGATCTCGCCGAATATCAGGACGAGGACGCTCGTGAGCACCGTCGTGGCGACCACCGCCGGGCCCGCCGGGAGGTAGCCGGCCACGACGACCGTCACGATGCTGGAGATGGCGATGTTGACGACGTTGTTGCCGACCAGCAGCGTCACCAGCAGGCGGTGGGAGTCGTCGTGCAGGTCCTTCAGGACACCCGCCCGACGGTCCTCCGTCTCCGCCTGGCGCTCGATCCACTCGCGGGGCAGCGAGAACACCGCCGTCTCCGAACTCGAGAAGAACGCGCTCACCGACAGGAGACCGATCACGGCCGCGACGGCGACGACCAGAAGCAGCGTGCTGCTCATGGCCGTCCCTGGAGCAGGCATCCCAAGAAACCCACGTCACGTCGTCGCGGCTCGGAACGCAGGCGCCGAACGGAGGTGCGAGGTGCCGCGACGGCTCAGATCAGGCGGAAGGTCTCCAGGTTCTTCGGGTTAAACGTCCGCATGTTGAAGTTCTGGTAGAGCGCCGAGGACAGCTGATTGGTCGAGGACTCGTCGCCGTGGACGCAGAGGACCCGCTCGGGACGGGGATGCATGGTCTCGACGAATGTCTCCAGGCCCTGGCGGTCGGCGTGGCCGGAGAAGCCGTCGACCGTCTCGACGTTCATCTTCAGGGAGACGCGCTCGGCCCGGGGCCCGGTGCGGTCCGAGAGGGTGATCTCGTCCTGACCGCGCTGGATCTGGCGGCCGAGCGTCCCCTCGGCCTGATACCCGACGAACGCCATCGTGTTGTCCGGGTCGCTGCCCAGCAGGCGGAGCCAGGACATGACCGGGCCGCCGGTGACCATACCGGAGGTCGTGAGGACGATGCAGGGCCCCTCGTCGGCGATGTCCTGTCGCATCTCGTCGCCGCCGTCGACC of the Halomicrobium salinisoli genome contains:
- a CDS encoding 4Fe-4S dicluster domain-containing protein translates to MADVYNPQLGREHSYPYEHREEERDYHWGMIVNVNRCINCNTCSFACKSTWTSGEGEEYMWWMNVETEPYGGYPLGWDMRLLEDLGADETIFDAAGDGEQVRGYIAEKGAWEYPALGDDQVHGEYPEGDVVESDVEEGKYHDMWQFYLPRLCNHCKNPACLAACPRQAIYKREEDGIVLLDQERCRGYRRCVKGCPYHKPMYNPETGITEKPVGCYPRIEEGNVPRCVSSCIGKTRLHGNINRGPDAPSPGGDAPGGRSPINYLVHSDEKVALPLYPQFGTQPQVFYMPPYHVPPEFLTQMFTPNEEEKRNDWPGDTYEESIRIVQERVRNPSHEVLGILQLFGATTRLIETYEVTEDRAMGWDRTGEKVVDVPIEEPMEVREGEQWTNQP
- a CDS encoding TorD/DmsD family molecular chaperone, producing MEDQQFHARRAALYGYAATALQFPDDTTVADLTDDEVQSAIRAAGDAVGCREAVDRLIDALDGVDRDGLESAYNDLFGVPGDDGTYPVVPYEAEHTVEGDVGEKQRRIATVVGLLEQFGLEPGDEFDERHDHVAVELELLQVLSAQRAAALADGDDDAADRLARATATAVDEHLAGFVPELAHAVTTEVSGEAADPDVADDALGVYARAAKLAAALVERDAASHPDPTSTQGVATDA
- a CDS encoding ethylbenzene dehydrogenase-related protein gives rise to the protein MLDLDRGAARRATAAAAVVAALLVVAQGAVTAAVTGGQQPMVETDRVPQVAADGQWADAPSRSVSLSEQQMALPYGGGSVDEMEVQAMTNDSHVAFRLSWEDPTNDTSLSSPGSYSDAAAVMLHSGERPPITMGATGEPVNIWYWRAQWQYGADDRSEWTGDMYAYPHPSEETKPGLAAGNPLSQGEYDDYGQNYYAAGFGSLSHAPAQNVDARATRDGDEWSVAFVREHATNGTHDAAFRANESMYLSFAVWNGSADEVNGKKSLTMQFSTLDTESGELAAADAGGDGGDGSGESGGDGNSGDGGSGLPQPFGYVGGLVAVVIVSWAAVYWRAAR
- a CDS encoding HEAT repeat domain-containing protein, producing the protein MSHENWSARDRAPADTEDGLREALEDDAARTRREAALALVDRAEAGLDDATVAALSERVRGDDDPDVRQFAVEALGVAGAGTEAVGAALDDPEPWVRAEAVVALSRADGDPDRLREALGDDSGWVRRNAVIALGKLDAADQDLLVDRIKSDPHPAVREYAAQFLGRDPEDGEEAERILAALLAREANAFVRAKAAEGLGQIGTDRAEEALETHGLTDRSEDVARTARHALADARGVDPERLDAEVDPPTAPGSGPDTPGDQAVEGFRPDPSDPSGWSEESAAPGGAPGFDPQRDLDADMTDR
- a CDS encoding P-loop NTPase, with translation MTDQPTGADETEPTPEDVRAVLGEVTDPTHGTDVVDAGAVAGVDVSDGAVAVDAALDSRDPETADLLADRMRSAVLELPGVSEVHVDADAAGPDHGIELDGVDRVVAVASAKGGVGKTTVATQLARGLAAEGESVGLFDADVYGPNVPDLLDLEGPLETTADGAAKPVERDGVQAISVGLIANDEPLAWRGSMAHEAVEELLTDAAWDVDTLVIDLPPGTGDIVLTALQSFPVDGAVLVSTPFPTAAGDTGRSETLFREQGVPILGAVFNMAGYTCPSCGDEHAPFGEPPEVRADVLAELPVDETLRSTEGDVPDPFRSMAGAVRSKLDEADRIATSPDALDLRGVPERARRDQLRTEYDALDPGESLDALVDQPPASLRSAVADAVDGDPETATARRDGGAWAVRFSKPARAEPPAAAGE
- a CDS encoding CNNM domain-containing protein; translated protein: MSSTLLLVVAVAAVIGLLSVSAFFSSSETAVFSLPREWIERQAETEDRRAGVLKDLHDDSHRLLVTLLVGNNVVNIAISSIVTVVVAGYLPAGPAVVATTVLTSVLVLIFGEIVPKAYGLGNNERWALTVATPISIVERVLSPLITVFDVVTRRMNALIPVDGDIEKPYLD